GAGACCATCAATTTATGGATCTCTTATCTCCACAAATTATCCTCCTGACTCTGTCCATGGGCTCCCTAGCCGGATTTTTAGCAGGCTTGCTGGGAATCGGTGGTGGCGTTATTCTCGTTCCTCTCTTTCTCTGGCTCTTTCCTCTTGCCGGTTTTGATCCGGAAGTCATTGTTCATACAGCATTTGGAACCAGTCTTGCGATTATCCTGCCGACAGCGATTGGCAGCACTCTGGCACACCGGAAAAACGGGAATGTTGTTTGGCCAATGGTATGGTATTTAGCTTTGGGTGGGATTCTCGGTTCTTTTCTGGGATCATCTGCCGCATCGGTTATTCCCGGTGAAATGCTGAAGGTTTATTTTGGGCTGATGCAGATTCTTGTCAGCCTGAAGTTATTATTTTATAAAACCCATGTCCGCCTGGAAGATGAAGCGCCGGTCAAAAATTCTTCTCTGGTTCTGGTTGGTCTGATCGGTGGTTTTTTTTCCGCTTTCTTCGGTATCGGTGGAGGTGTTATTGCCGTCCCTCTGATGTTGATTTTTCTCCATCTGCCTATTCACAAGGCCGTTGGGAATTCCGCTGCCCTGATTGTTGTTTCTTCTTTCTCCGCAGTCATTTGCTATATATGGTATGGACTTCAACTTCCTCAGGGGACCCCTTTTTCATTCGGTTATGTTAATCTGCTGGTCGCGGCCCTTGTTGCACCGCTCTCAATATTTTCTGCCAGAGTCGGAGTTAAGTTTGCCAGTCGCACCAGCCAAACAAAGTTGGTTAAAATCTTTGCTGTATTGCTGATGTGTATTGGTATCAAAATTTTGCTCAAGTTGTGAAAACAGGAGGATTAAATGATACGTCAACCTGCCGTTGCCGGAAGTTTTTATCCTGCAAGTCCTGATGAATTATCTTCTCAACTCGATGATTTTATCCCTGCCGGGCAGGATCCAAGAAATGTTTCAGGGTTGATCGTTCCCCATGCCGGCTATATCTATTCCGGTAAGGTTGCCGGTGAGGTTTTTGCTTCTGCGAAAATCCCCAGAGAAGTTGTCCTTCTGGGTCCAAACCACCATGGGTTGGGTGATAATATCGCAGTCAGTGGTGTCGATGCCTGGTCAACCCCCTTGGGCCAAGTCCCAGTTGCCGTTTCTTTACGGAATCAGTTGGTCAACAGCATTCCTGAGCTGTCGGTTGATGATCGCGCCCATGAATATGAACATTCTCTTGAGGTGATGTTGCCATTTTTGTTGCAACGACAGCCGGAGCTCCGGATTGTTCCGATTTCTCTGGGACAGTTATCGCTTGCCGCATGTCTCAAACTGGGAACTGCGCTGGCGAAAGAGATAAAGAGCAGGCAAGAAGAAGTTCTCCTGCTTGCCAGCAGTGATATGAACCATTTCAGTGATGCTGAGAACAATGAAAAACTTGATTCCCTGGCAATCGATGCCATGACTGCGTATGATCCTCAACGTCTTTATCTGGTTGTCAGAGATAATCGAATAAGCATGTGTGGTGTGTTGCCGGCAGTCATTGTGATGCAGGCGGCCCACGAACTGGGTGCCAGAAAATGCCGGTTGATCCGCTACGCCCATTCGGGGCAGGTCAATGGAGACAATAGTCGCGTTGTTGGTTATGCTGGATTAACTTTAGAATGAAGCAGCTTTCTCCATAAGGAAGAAAGAACCATTTTTATATTGAAGGAGTTTTCATGTCAGATTTACGTGTCCGTTTTGCCCCCAGCCCTACAGGATATCTTCATATTGGTGGAGCCAGAACGGCCTTGTTTAATTATTTGCTCGCTAAAAAAGAGGCCGGATCTTTCATTTTAAGAATTGAAGATACTGATGTTGCCCGTTCAACGCAGGAATCTGTTGACGCCATATTAAATGCGATGGAATGGCTTGGTTTCTCTTGTGATGAAGGTCCTATTTATCAGTCTGACCGTTTTGAGTTGTATAAACAAAAAGTTCAACAGTTGCTTGATGAGGGGAAAGCTTACCGCTGTTATTGTACCCCCGAGGAGTTGGACGAAAAACGTGAAAAGGCCAAACGGGAAGGGCTGAAACCCAAGTATGATGGTACCTGTCGGCACCGCACGGATCACCCCGATGCTCCTTATGTCGTCAGGTTTATGCTTCCTGAAAATCGTGAAGAAACAGTTTTTGTTGACCAGATCAAAGGTTCAATAACTTTTCGCCATGAAGAGCTTGATGATCTGATTATTCAACGTACTGACGGCACTCCAACGTACAATTTTGTTGTTGTCGTCGATGATGCTGAGATGGGAATTAATCTGGTCATTCGTGGAGATGATCACATTAATAATACCCCCCGGCAAATTTTGCTGTATGAAGCCCTTGGCTATCCCGTACCGCAGTTTGCCCATGTTCCGATGATTCTGGGTGCAGATAAAAAACGCTTGTCCAAGCGTCATGGCGCGACTTCGGTTATGGCTTATCAGGAGATGGGTTACCTTCCTGAAGCCCTCGTCAACTATCTGGTCCGTTTGGGCTGGTCATTTGGGGATGAAGAGATTTTCAGCATGGAGGACTTGATTGAAAAGTTCAGTTTGAAAAATGTTGGACGTTCAGCAGGGGTTTTTAGCCCGGAAAAACTTCTCTGGCTTAACAGCCATTACATCAAAACAGGAGATCCTCATCGATTGGCTGAACTTTTGATCCCTTTTCTACAACAAAAAGAGATAGATCCTCTCAAAGGCCCGAACCTTGTCGATGTGGTAAAAAGCTTACAAGAGCGCTCAGGGACTTTGATTGAAATGGCTGCCGGTGCTGAATTTTATTATGCTGACCCTATTGTCTATCAGGAAAAAGCCAGGATAAAGTTTTTGAAACCGGAGCAGAAAGAAATATTTGACACGATTTACGATAAATTAAGTTGTTGCGAATTGTTTTCTGAGGAACAACTTGAGCACATTTTTGCTGAAATCATGGCAGCTGCCGATGTGAAATTCGGGAAAATTGCTCAACCATTACGGGTTGCCCTGACCGGTGGTGTTCCCAGCCCCGGCATTTATGAGATTCTTCAGGTGTTGGGGAAAGATGAGTCTTTGCAGAGGATTGATCAAGCTCGCAATGCTTTGAGCAGCTGAAACAACGGCTCGACAGTTTTCATCATGTCGAGCCGTTGTTTTTTACTATGATTGTTTTTTAATCCACTCATCTAGCCGTTCTGTGATATCTGAGGGCATATCTAAAAATTTGACCCCCATTCCCGGTTCAAAGGGGAGATGGGTTCCATGCGGCCTCTTCCAGACAACTTCACAGCGACAACGTGCGGTTCCTTTAAGGGGAGCCGGAAGTGGAAATTCCAGATCGATCTGTTCTCCTGCTTGAATTGGATTTGTTGTCGCAATAAACATCCCACTTTTGCTTATATTCTTGGTGTAACCAAAAAAAGCCGGACGATCGCTATTAATGTGTACCTTTTGAATAATCAGAGGTGAGCGTAAATTTTTTCTCGAATCAGCCTTAGGCCGATCTTGAGTCTCTTCCATAATTTCCCCACTTTTTTAATAACGTAAGGTATTCTATCTGGCTGGATAGTGCAACATTTGAGTTGACCTTTAAAGATTTAAATCTTGCTTTCTGCCGTTGTATTGACTTGTCACTGAGTTTGGTTAAACTCGAAACAGAGAGACAACTATAGCGAGATAGATTGTTGTCAGCTGAGGCAAAAAAACTCAACAGGTGATCCGCATTGAGGAAAATCGTTGTAAGATGTTGAGATCAATAGGTTATTTATCTGTTTCCAAGGGAATAAAAATGAGACATGCTTGTGTCCTTACCCTGATGGCTTTATTTTTTTTCTATGCAACTCAAACTTTAGCTGGTCAATATGATCGCAATGGTATCCGTGATCTGATTACTCTTGGACTGGAAGTGAATCTAGGGTTACAGCTGGAAAATTTAGATGTTGCCAAGGGGAAAGAAGCAATAGAACAGGAACGATCTGTTTTCGATAGTACTTTTTTTGCTGTTGCAGAATATAAACGTTCTGTCTTTCCTTATGATTCAACCATGTCTCTTTCTTCTGAAAGTCGGTCAGAAGACTTTTCCGGCCAGATGGGTCTGCGTAAGCAGTTCAAGACAGGGCTTATGTCCTCTGTCTCCCTTGACTCGCAATGGTTGTCTGATAATGAATCAAGCGAAAATCTTGACCCTCGTTACCGAACCGCGCTGGTTCTTGAGCTTAGTCAACCATTACTGCAGAACTTTGGTACGGCAGTTAATACAACGCTGCTCAATGTTTCTAAAAACAAGGAACGTCAGGCAGTTTTAAATTATTTATTATCGGCTCAAAATTTGATTCTACAGCTGGAGGTCGCAGCGAGACAGCTCGCAGAAAAGGCTGAAATTATAAAACTGCGCCAACAATCGCTCGCCTTATCCCATGAATTATATGCGGCCAATCAAAAACGTTTCAAAGCAGGGGTGATAGCAGTTACTGAGATTCAAGAAGCTGAAACTGAGGTTGCAGCGAGACAACTGGCCCTGTCTCTGGCGATTCAGGAGCAAGATCTGTTGAAGGAGGACATCAACAGGCAACTCAACCAGGATTTGCCTGAAGATTTTAATCCGGAAGACCTTGTTGATTTTGAGGAAGGCATTAAACCGTTAACCCTCCCTCTTTTAGAGGATCTTGTCGAAACGGCACAGAGGCAACGATTGGAACTCAAGATTAGTGATTTTTCAATTCAGAGTAGTTCCTTGCAGCAGGATTATTTACGCAATCAACTCAAGCCACAACTGGATTTGAATCTTCAATTTGGACTAAACGGGCTTTCAGGCGATAAACGAACATCAACGCCAAGGGGTGAATACTCTGGTCATTGGCTGGACTCATTTGTCGGTGCGAGTGAGGCCGATGGTTACCGTTGGCAGGCGGGATTTGAATTGACAATGCCTATCGGAAATCGTGCAGCGAAGTCACGGTACCGGCAAGCTAAACTACAGTTAAGACAGGATCGCTATCGTTATAAAGATCTTGAGTCCATCATCAGGAATGATTTACTGCAACAACAAATTAATATATCTCAGACAAGAAAGCAGTTGGAAATAACCGAACGGGTTGAAGCATTGGCAAAAAAATCTCTTGATCAGGAGCAACGGCGGTTACAGGAAGGACTGTCTGACACGTTCCGGATCATAATTTTCCAGCAGAGAATGGTTGAAGCCATGGTCGATCGCGTTAATGCTTTCACTCGATATCATCTGGCTCTTGCTCAAATGGATTTTGCTTTGGGTCATACCTTTAAACGGCATCATATTGTCTTGAGAAATAATACAGAGGAGTTGACCCTTGAAAACATCTAAAGGCCCTGTTCAAAGCTTTTTTTTTGCGTTTCTGATTTTCAGTTGTATTGCAGGTTGCAGCGGTCAGGAAAAAAGTCCTCCGGTGAAAGCCGGACCTGAGAAGGTTGTTTCTGTTGCTGTTGAAAAAATTGCTCTCAATAATCTTACCGACTTCTTTACATTGCCTGCAAATATTGAAGCCTGGCAAGATCTGACTTTATCTGCCGAAGTTGCGGGTTCAGTTGATAGGATTAATTTTGAAGAAGGCGATACCGTCGTATCTGGTGAGATTTTATTGGAGATCGATCCAGAAACAATCAAAAGCCAATTACTGAAAGCGCAAAATGACGTCAATCTTGTCCAGAGTAAATTTCAACGCTATCAACAGTTGATCAGTGACGGTTTAGTCAGTCAGCAAGAGTTGGATGATCTGGAAAATCGTTTGACCGCCTCTAAGTCAACCTTGCAAACAACGAAACTTCAACTTGAAAAAAGTTTCCCTCAAGCCCCTGTGAGCGGCACCATTGATAGAATCTTTGTTGATCCTGGTGAGTATGTTGATCCCGGAATGCCTCTTTTGCAGTTGGTTCAAGTGGAAAAGCTGAAGGTGATAGCAGATATCCCTGAAAAAGATGTTCAATTTCTGCATCTTGGCGATCGAGTTGAAATAATTTCAGCCGCAATAGCAGCGACCTCTTCAGATCCTGTATTTGGGATTATCGAACACATTGCTATCTCGGCCAATCCTGCGACGCGAACATATCGGACAAAAATCATCATCGATAATCCTTCTTCTGAATTGCGTCCCGGCATGATTGTCAGGGCAAAGTTTGTCAGGCAGGAGATGCGGCAGGTTATTTCTGTCCCTTTGTTTGCGATTATTGACCGGGATGATGAAAAATTTGTCTTTCTTCTTGAAAATGGCCGGGCTAAGAAAACAAATGTTGTCATCGGCAGTTCGATTGGACAGCGGATTGTTATTGAGGATGGTTTGGAGGTCAATCAATCTCTTATTGTTGCCGGACAGCAACTTTTGGTTGACGGAAGCATGGTTGCGGTTGGAGAGAATTAAACAATGCTGATATCAAACGCAGCAATAGATCGACGCAGTACTGTTTTTGCGTTGATGCTGATTATTCTTATTGTCGGGACCTATAGTTATCTTGTCTTGCCACGAGAATCATCTCCCGATATTACCGTACCCTATGTGCTGGTTGTTACTGCCTATGAAGGGGTGACTCCTGATGACATTGAAAGTTTGATCACTTATCCGATTGAACGCAAGTTGAAAGGGTTGAAAGACGTAGAAGAAATCACTTCAGTGAGTGCTGAAGGTTCTTCTATGATTACAATTGAGTTTGCCCCCGAGGTCAATATAGATAATGCTCTACAGTGGGTACGGGACAAGGTTGATCAGGCAAAGGGTGATTTACCCAATGATCTGGAAAATGACCCCTCCGTTCTGGAGATAAATCTGTCTGAATTCCCCATTCTTATGATTGCGATTTCCGGCGACGTTGATGAAGAAGTTCTGAAGGCGGTTGGCGAAAAACTGGAAGATCGGATTGAAGAAATATCCGGTGTTCTTGACGTGGTGTTGACCGGCGGTCGGGAACGACAAATACGGGTAGAATTCGACCCTGATCGGCTCTATGCTTATCGTATCTCTTTAAGCGAAATTGTCCGCGCCATTCGCCAGGAAAATGTCAATATTCCCGGAGGGAGTATTGACATCGGTCAGGGTAAGTATCTGTTACGTATTCCTGGAGAATTTTCCGATCCAGATGAAATAGATAATATCGTTTTGCTGGAGCGGGAGGGGCAGGTCATATATTTTAAAGATGTCGCCCGGATCGTTGATTCCTTTGAAGACCGTGTCAGTTATGCCCGTTTGAATGGCAGTCAAAGTGTTTCACTGGCCATTAAAAAAAGAACCGGGGCCAATATTATTGAAGTCGCTGATCGTGTTTTTGCTTTACTCAATTCTGCGGGAGAGCTTGTTCCTGAAGGAATTGACCTGTCGGTTACATTCAATCAGTCAAAAGATATCAGGAGGATGGTTTCCGAGCTCGAAAATAATATCATTACCGCGTTGATTCTGGTTGTTCTTGTTTTGTTCATGTTTCTTGGTTTCCGAAACTCGATTTTTGTCGCGATCGCCATTCCTTTTTCCATGCTTCTGTCTTTTTCGTTACTGCAAGTTCTGGGTATCACTCTCAATATGGTTGTTTTGTTCAGTTTGATTCTGGCACTCGGGATGCTCGTCGACAATGCCATTGTTATTGTTGAAAACATTTACCGCCATATGCAGGAAGGTTTTTCAGCAAGAGATGCGGCCAAAAAAGCTGCTTCAGAGGTTGGTTGGCCGGTTATAAGTTCGACTGCTACAACTCTTTGTGCCTTTTTTCCGATGACCTTCTGGCCGGGAATTATGGGTGAATTTATGCGGTTTTTACCTCTGACCCTTATTATCACCCTGACTGCGTCCTTGTTTGTTGCCTTGGTTATTAATCCGACCGTGTGTGGCCATTTCATGTCTTTGCCGAATAAGAATAAACGTCAGAACCGTAAACAGGCCCCGAGCAAAATCATCAAAGCTTACGAGCTTTCGCTGGTATATGCTTTGAAGCATCGACTCCTGGTTGTTCTGGCTTCTTTTTTTCTGCTGATTGGCATTGGAGCGACTTATGGGGTCCTGGGACACGGGATAGAGCTGTTTCCTGATATTGAGCCCAATAATGCTTTTGTCGAAATCAAAGCCCCAGAAGGTGCCAATCTCGCGGCGAGTAATGCTCTGTCCAAGCGAGTGGAGTCCGTTGTAGACGGGGAAACGGATATTCGTCACGTTGTTGCTGAAATTGGTGTTTCCGGAACAGATCGCGGCGGAGGTAGCCCGCAGTCAAATTTAACGAAAATATCCCTTGAATTTATTGACAGAACCGAGCGAAGTGAGGATTCACGGCATGTTCTTGACAGAATCAGGTCGGCTCTGCTTCCAATATCCGGCGCTGAGTTCAAGGTAGAAAAACAGGAAGAGGGCCCCCCGACAGGACCGCCGGTGAGTGTCGAAATCAGTGGAAACGAAATCGACATCCTCGATCGTTTAGTTGTGGATGCGCGACAAAGAATTAAAGATGTTCCCGGTCTGGTAGATCTTAAAGATGATTTTTCCAAAGCCAAGCCGGAAATAAGAATTGATGTTGATCGTGAAAAAGCAAGTTTGTTGAATTTATCCACGGCAGAAATTTCTGAAATGGTGAAGGCTGCAATCAGTGGTACCAAGTTAGGTGTCTATCGCGAAGGGGAAGATGAATACGACATTGTTGCACGGATGCCGGAGAACAGGCGTACTTCTGTCGCTGATATTAACAATCTCCTCATTCCTTCCGTTGACGGCTCCCCGGTTCCTTTATCAACGGTTGCTCGTGTTGAATTGGGGGTAGGATTTGGTTCAATCCGTCATATTGATCAAAAGCGGGTGGTGACGATATCGGCAGAGACATTTGGACGCAATAGTAATGAAGTTCTTCTCGAGGTTCAAAATCGTCTATCATCCATGTATTTGCCGGCTGGTTATCAGGTTAACTATTCAGGAGAACAGGAGGAACAGCAGAAGGCCTCTGCCTTTCTGTTGAAAGCCTTTATCGGCGCTATCCTATTGATTACTCTTGTGCTGATTACCCAGTTTAACTCGCTGCTGCAAACTCTCATTGTCATGACTTCCGTTCTGCTTTCTTTGACTGGTGTATTCCTTGGTCTGATGATCACCTCAACACCCTTCGGTATTATTATGACCGGGATTGGAGTTATTTCTCTCGCAGGAGTAGTTGTGAATAATGCCATTGTACTGATTGACTATATAAATCAATTGGTTGCCGAAGGGATGGAATTGAATACAGCGCTCATTCGGGCTGGAACGGTGCGTTTTCGACCCGTCATGCTTACGGCAGCAACGACAATTTTGGGACTGTTGCCAATGGCAATCGGGATCAGTTTTGATTTTAAGACATTTCATTGGATTATTGGCGGGGAATCAGCTGATTGGTGGGGGCCGATGGCCGTGGCGGTAATATTTGGCCTGGCTTTTGCGACGTTGTTGACTTTGGTCGTTGTTCCCGTTTTATATTCACTGGCAGAGTCTGCACGAGAGAAAGTCCGGCAGATAAAAGAGTCATCCCCGGATGCAATTTAAAGCCTCCTTTGTTTCGGTTGTTTTGCATTTGACAAGGACTGTTGCTTGGGGTAGAAGAAAGCGGAGAATCCTATATGGTATCGATTGCGTAATAGGTGAAATCGGTCCGTTGTTCCCTGCTTTATTTGCATTTTGCCTTTTCTCAAAGGCTCTCTCATTAACCCATAATGCATGAAAGGTAACTGGTATGTTTGAAAAGGTTCAAATTGCTCCACCAGACCCTATTCTAGGTCTCACTGAAACGTTCAAGGCGGATCAAAATCCGAATAAAATTAATTTATCCGTTGGTGTCTATCAGGATTCCAATGGCAAAACACCTGTTCTTGAGACCGTTAAAGAGGCTGAAAAACGTATTCTTGAGCAAGAGGACTCCAAAGGTTACCTGGCAATGACTGGTGAGCCTGTCTACTGTGCAATGGTACAGGAACTCCTGTTTGGTGAGGGTCATGAAATTATCAGCAGTAAGCGGGCAGCGACTGCCCAATGCCCTGGTGGCACTGGTGCTTTGCGCGTAGCCGGCGATTATCTGCATTTTGTTCATCCTGGAGCCACGATCTGGTTGAGTAATCCGACTTGGGCCAACCATAATACTATTTTTGGGGCAGCAGGTCTGAAGTGTGAAAAGTATGACTATCGTGATCCGGAAACCAATGGTCTTGATTTTGATGCAATGTGTGCGTCAATTAAAAAAATTCCGAAGGGAGATGTCATTCTTTTACATGGATGCTGTCATAATCCAACAGGAATTGACCCGACTCCGGAGCAGTGGGCTCAAATCGGAGACTTGCTTGCTGAACAAGATGTTCTCCCTCTGGTAGACTTCGCTTATCAAGGGCTGGCAAATGGTATTGAGGAAGATCGCAGTGGTCTGCTTGAACTTGTGAAAAAAGTTAAACAAATGCTGGTTTGTTCAAGCTTTTCCAAAAACTTTGGCCTCTACCGTGAAAGAACCGGGGCGCTGACAGTTATTGCCGATGATGCACAACAGGCAAATATAGTTATGAGCCAGGTGAAATTGCGTATTCGCTATAACTATTCAAATCCGCCATCTCATGGAGGTCAGATAGTTGCTGTTGTTCTAAGTGATAAAGAACTTAAAGCCAAGTGGTACGAAGAAGTTGCAGGAATTCGTAGCCGCATCAACGACATGCGCCACCTTTTTGTCAAGACACTGAAAGAAAAAGGGGTCCAGCAGGATTTTTCGTCTATTATTGAGCAACGCGGCATGTTCAGTTTTTCGGGGTTAACCAAGGATCAGGTTGACCGATTGCGTGATGAGTTCTCAATCTATATTGTCGGCTCAGGCCGGATCAATGTTGCCGGAATGACCCCTGCCAATATGGACAGGCTTTGCGAAGCTATTAAAGCTGTTCTCTAGTTTTGTTTTCCGTTTACTGCTAATCGACTCTGCCGAGAATACTACGACAGGGTCGATTTTTGCTTGACGGAATAAGCTAACTTTGTTAGAAAATCTTTCTCATTTATTGGGGCGTCGCCAAGCGGTAAGGCACCGGATTTTGATTCCGGCATTCCCAGGTTCGATCCCTGGCGCCCCAGCCATTTTAAGCTAAACAGATCTCTTAGGGGATCGAAGCGGAGCGAGCGCTGACTTAATGTCAGAAAAACGGACAGGATGTCCGTGTCAGCGAGAACAGGTGAGCCGACGCAGAAATCGACAGGATGTCGATGCCGAAGTGGGCGATCCCTGGCGCCCCAGCCACTGTATTTTAGTTGCCCTGAGGGGTAACACCAAAAAGGATGATGCTGATGCATTGTCCTTTTTTTATTTCTATTGCTCTTTGCCGATGTTAAATTGATTATAAGCACAAGGTTGGTTCTGTCCTTCAAGCAATCCTGGTACTCTGAGGATCAGAAATCAATCTCATAAGGAGGATCAATGGAGCCGATTCGTTTTGCTGATATTTTATTTATCCTGATTACGTTGGTGATTACATTTTCGATTTTATGGATGGTTAATAAAGGTAAAAATAAAACAAAAAAAACGGCAGACCCCAGCCAGCCCAAGAGTGATGAAACCATTGATGTAAATTGATTCAGGAGGTTTAATTACATGACTTGGGATTTTTCCTCTTTTCCCCGATTCAGCAGCAACTGCACTTCTTTATTGCGTCGTCATTTGTCAAAAGGGGTATTTGATAGCTTAAAAGATAAAAAAACGAGTAACGGCTTTACTCTCTTCCAGGCAATCAACTCCGGGGTTGTAAACCAGGACAGTGCTGTTGGCGTCTACGCCGGTGATGCAGAGTCTTTTGATCTTTTTTCTTCTTTGTTTAATCCGATTATTGCAGATTATCACGGTTTTTCCTCGAAAGACACCCATCGAAGTGATCTGGATCCTGGAAAACTGTCCATCTCAAATCCTGATCCTGAAGGTGCTTTTATTCTTTCAACTCGAATCAGGGTTGGGAGAAATCTTGCTGAAATGCCTTTAGGTCCTGCCATCAGCAAAGATCAGAGAAAGGACATTGAGACTCTTGTTGCAGACTCTTTACTGTGCTTGGAAGACGATCTGGCAGGAACCTACTATCCTCTGACGGGTATGGAAGAAAACATACAGCGGCAGCTCATAGCAGACCACTTTCTGTTTAAGGCCGGTGATCGTTTTCTGGATGCGGCAGGTTTAAATCGGGACTGGCCGGAAGCTCGTGGAATCTTTCACAATCAAGAAAAAACATTTCTCGTCTGGGTGAATGAAGAAGATCAGCTACGTATCATTTCAATGCAGCAGGGTGGTGATATTCAAGCCGTTTTTGAGCGTTTGATTGTAGCTGTTGAGAAGATCGAAGAAACCGTTCCTTTCCTGGTTGATCCTCGATTTGGTTACCTTACAAGTTGTCCTACCAATCTGGGAACGGCAATGCGTGCCAGCGTCCATATTCGCCTGCCTAAACTCGCTATGGACCGGTCAGCACTCAAAGCAATTACTGACAAGCATCACTTGCAGATACGCGGTATTCATGGGGAGCATTCAGAGAGTGAGAGTGGCATTTTTGATGTCAGCAACCGAAGACGTTTAGGGGTAACAGAGGTTGAATGCGTGCGGGATATGTATGCTGGGGTTGTGGCTCTTATTAATAAAGAGAAAGAATGAAAAAAAAGAGTCCGGCTGAAACAACAACCAGACTCTCTTCAGTTAAGTGAAAGTCAATTTCCGTTCCAGATCCATAGAATTCGAAACCCGCTTTGCTTCTCTCATAGAAATCAACCCTTTATTACAGAGTTGGATCAGGTGTTGATCCATTGACTGCATCTGGTACTGAGCCGTTCCTTTTTCAATATGGCTTTCAATATCGTTAAGATTTCCGTCGCGGATGCAAGCCTGAATTGTTGTTGTTGTGCGCATGACCTCGACAACGGGAAGGAGTTTCTCCCCATCTTTTGATTCTACCAGCCGAAGAGAAATTGTGGCGACTAAAATATCTGCCAGTCGTTGGCGGATGATCTTCTGCGAATCCGGTGGGAAGTTTCCCAGAATCCGATTGATCGTTGAAGCTGCATTCTGAGTGTGCAGGGTAGAAAAAACCAGGTGTCCAGTTTCTGAAGCTTTGATACAGGCATCAATTGTTTCTACGTCTCTCAACTCTCCAACCATGATGACATCAGGGTCCATACGTAAAGAAGCCTTCAGCGCAGAACCAAAATCTGCAGTGTCAATCCCGACTTCTCTTTGAATGACACAGCTCTTGACGGATGAAAATAGAAATTCAATGGGATCTTCAATGGTAATAATATTGTAGGCAAATTTTTCGTTGATATAGTTAATCATCGAAGCCAGTGTCGTTGATTTCCCATTTCCTGTCGGTCCGGTCACTAAAACCAGACCGTTGGGTGCCTTTACGATTTCACTGAGGACCGCCGGTAATTTCAGATCACTGAAACTCCCGATTTCAGGCGGGATAACGCGCATAACAATACCGATGTGACCTCGCTGCTTAAAAATACTGACACGGAACCGGCCACTGTTTGCTAATGAGTAGGAAGCGTCAAATTCCGTGAAATCATCCGGCAGTTCACGGTTATTGTTTTTCATGATTGTTGCGGCAATAAATTCAGTATCTTGAGGTGTCAGGCTGGCCAGTTTTGATCGCAACAGTTGTCCATGAGCTCTGAAAAAAGGGGGACTGTCTACTTCA
This window of the uncultured Desulfuromusa sp. genome carries:
- a CDS encoding phosphagen kinase, producing the protein MTWDFSSFPRFSSNCTSLLRRHLSKGVFDSLKDKKTSNGFTLFQAINSGVVNQDSAVGVYAGDAESFDLFSSLFNPIIADYHGFSSKDTHRSDLDPGKLSISNPDPEGAFILSTRIRVGRNLAEMPLGPAISKDQRKDIETLVADSLLCLEDDLAGTYYPLTGMEENIQRQLIADHFLFKAGDRFLDAAGLNRDWPEARGIFHNQEKTFLVWVNEEDQLRIISMQQGGDIQAVFERLIVAVEKIEETVPFLVDPRFGYLTSCPTNLGTAMRASVHIRLPKLAMDRSALKAITDKHHLQIRGIHGEHSESESGIFDVSNRRRLGVTEVECVRDMYAGVVALINKEKE
- a CDS encoding efflux RND transporter permease subunit → MLISNAAIDRRSTVFALMLIILIVGTYSYLVLPRESSPDITVPYVLVVTAYEGVTPDDIESLITYPIERKLKGLKDVEEITSVSAEGSSMITIEFAPEVNIDNALQWVRDKVDQAKGDLPNDLENDPSVLEINLSEFPILMIAISGDVDEEVLKAVGEKLEDRIEEISGVLDVVLTGGRERQIRVEFDPDRLYAYRISLSEIVRAIRQENVNIPGGSIDIGQGKYLLRIPGEFSDPDEIDNIVLLEREGQVIYFKDVARIVDSFEDRVSYARLNGSQSVSLAIKKRTGANIIEVADRVFALLNSAGELVPEGIDLSVTFNQSKDIRRMVSELENNIITALILVVLVLFMFLGFRNSIFVAIAIPFSMLLSFSLLQVLGITLNMVVLFSLILALGMLVDNAIVIVENIYRHMQEGFSARDAAKKAASEVGWPVISSTATTLCAFFPMTFWPGIMGEFMRFLPLTLIITLTASLFVALVINPTVCGHFMSLPNKNKRQNRKQAPSKIIKAYELSLVYALKHRLLVVLASFFLLIGIGATYGVLGHGIELFPDIEPNNAFVEIKAPEGANLAASNALSKRVESVVDGETDIRHVVAEIGVSGTDRGGGSPQSNLTKISLEFIDRTERSEDSRHVLDRIRSALLPISGAEFKVEKQEEGPPTGPPVSVEISGNEIDILDRLVVDARQRIKDVPGLVDLKDDFSKAKPEIRIDVDREKASLLNLSTAEISEMVKAAISGTKLGVYREGEDEYDIVARMPENRRTSVADINNLLIPSVDGSPVPLSTVARVELGVGFGSIRHIDQKRVVTISAETFGRNSNEVLLEVQNRLSSMYLPAGYQVNYSGEQEEQQKASAFLLKAFIGAILLITLVLITQFNSLLQTLIVMTSVLLSLTGVFLGLMITSTPFGIIMTGIGVISLAGVVVNNAIVLIDYINQLVAEGMELNTALIRAGTVRFRPVMLTAATTILGLLPMAIGISFDFKTFHWIIGGESADWWGPMAVAVIFGLAFATLLTLVVVPVLYSLAESAREKVRQIKESSPDAI
- a CDS encoding amino acid aminotransferase, which translates into the protein MFEKVQIAPPDPILGLTETFKADQNPNKINLSVGVYQDSNGKTPVLETVKEAEKRILEQEDSKGYLAMTGEPVYCAMVQELLFGEGHEIISSKRAATAQCPGGTGALRVAGDYLHFVHPGATIWLSNPTWANHNTIFGAAGLKCEKYDYRDPETNGLDFDAMCASIKKIPKGDVILLHGCCHNPTGIDPTPEQWAQIGDLLAEQDVLPLVDFAYQGLANGIEEDRSGLLELVKKVKQMLVCSSFSKNFGLYRERTGALTVIADDAQQANIVMSQVKLRIRYNYSNPPSHGGQIVAVVLSDKELKAKWYEEVAGIRSRINDMRHLFVKTLKEKGVQQDFSSIIEQRGMFSFSGLTKDQVDRLRDEFSIYIVGSGRINVAGMTPANMDRLCEAIKAVL
- a CDS encoding PilT/PilU family type 4a pilus ATPase, which encodes MDSKILNQILEIAFAKRVSDVHFEVDSPPFFRAHGQLLRSKLASLTPQDTEFIAATIMKNNNRELPDDFTEFDASYSLANSGRFRVSIFKQRGHIGIVMRVIPPEIGSFSDLKLPAVLSEIVKAPNGLVLVTGPTGNGKSTTLASMINYINEKFAYNIITIEDPIEFLFSSVKSCVIQREVGIDTADFGSALKASLRMDPDVIMVGELRDVETIDACIKASETGHLVFSTLHTQNAASTINRILGNFPPDSQKIIRQRLADILVATISLRLVESKDGEKLLPVVEVMRTTTTIQACIRDGNLNDIESHIEKGTAQYQMQSMDQHLIQLCNKGLISMREAKRVSNSMDLERKLTFT